From Mesorhizobium sp. Pch-S:
CGCAATTCATTCCAGTCATCCATGGGGGCGTGGGTAGCACATTCTGTGCTTGCAGTCATGCAAGCGCAGTGGGCAAAATCCCAATGAGCGATGCGCAGATGCCAATCCTATTCTTGTCAGCGGAAGCTGTCGCCACCGGCGGCGACACCAATCCTCGGAAGGATCTGCCATGAAACTCTACTACGCCACCGGCACCTGCTCGCTCTCGCCGCACATCGTCGCGCTGGAAGCAGGCATCGAACTCGACCTCGAAAAGGTCAACCTCGCCAAAACTCCACATCCGACGGAAACCGGGGTGGACTTCACCACCATCAACCCGAACGGCTACGTGCCCGCGCTTGAGCTGGACGATGGCTCGG
This genomic window contains:
- a CDS encoding glutathione S-transferase N-terminal domain-containing protein; translation: MKLYYATGTCSLSPHIVALEAGIELDLEKVNLAKTPHPTETGVDFTTINPNGYVPALELDDGSVLTEGAAIVQYLADSNRKPA